In Zymoseptoria tritici IPO323 chromosome 7, whole genome shotgun sequence, a single genomic region encodes these proteins:
- a CDS encoding Ca2+-modulated nonselective cation channel polycystin (related to calcium intracellular signaling), whose translation MADARERLWVFALLCTLFASTAATNLGTVTPCPSCPAKIAPRKITVTHQYQTVSTCKPSTTTITHHHMTKIKQTPSCSSYAWVSTSIPTYSNSKVAKTLITSTQQPVTFRHEHYTQTKLYKEIRLVTEVTTVTGRPQAKTVRRTSTKTAYTTVDVQRACKYKSLGPIAVPNYRGSGLCTDCGPDKNGALTQRMAVVSCANEHCTTFQETWIAYPQTYTHKGKTQTSTITHTYCPTATTISPQPASTHAAMPTATPSGPGAPPYQSSSLSAGGPTNPNAPAYPSTTEITPSVPQPTTTPCTTTKAQATTSSGTEETSTDSYDPEPSDDPSGDLYFDHPASTAYHAPAQSYKMFKREGLEKPRGKLAKRGGLLFWEK comes from the coding sequence ATGGCGGATGCACGAGAACGACTGTGGGTGTTTGCTCTACTGTGTACACTATTCGCATCAACCGCTGCTACGAACCTGGGAACCGTCACTCCTTGCCCATCATGTCCAGCAAAGATTGCCCCGAGGAAAATCACAGTCACGCACCAATACCAAACTGTGTCAACATGCAAGccttcgacaacgacaatTACACATCATCACATGACGAAGATCAAGCAGACACCTTCCTGCAGCTCTTATGCATGGGTGTCAACGAGCATTCCAACGTATAGCAACAGCAAGGTGGCCAAGACGTTGATTACATCGACGCAACAGCCGGTCACATTCAGGCACGAACATTATACCCAGACGAAACTTTACAAGGAGATCCGCCTCGTGACCGAAGTCACAACAGTAACAGGCCGCCCTCAGGCGAAGACTGTCCGTCGTACATCCACCAAGACTGCCTATACTACCGTCGACGTCCAGAGGGCGTGCAAATACAAGTCACTGGGTCCAATTGCCGTTCCGAACTATCGTGGAAGCGGCCTGTGTACCGATTGCGGTCCCGACAAGAACGGTGCCCTGACTCAAAGAATGGCAGTGGTTTCTTGTGCCAATGAGCACTGCACCACCTTTCAAGAGACTTGGATTGCGTACCCACAGACATACACGCACAAAGGAAAGACGCAGACCTCGACCATCACGCATACATACTGTCCCACGGCTACGACGATCAGTCCTCAGCCAGCGTCAACTCACGCGGCCATGCCTACCGCAACGCCTTCAGGACCGGGAGCTCCACCATACCAGTCCTCATCCCTGTCTGCTGGCGGACCAACGAACCCGAATGCCCCAGCCTATCCGAGCACGACGGAGATAACTCCATCGGTTCCCCAACCCACGACTACTCCGTGTACAACGACCAAAGCCCAggcgacgacgtcctcgGGGACAGAGGAAACGTCTACGGACTCGTACGATCCGGAACCGTCAGACGATCCATCCGGTGACCTCTACTTCGATCATCCAGCTTCGACTGCTTACCACGCACCGGCGCAGTCTTACAAAATGTTCAAACGAGAAGGTCTGGAGAAGCCACGGGGCAAGCTTGCAAAGCGCGGCGGCTTGTTGTTCTGGGAAAAGTAA
- the CYP-16 gene encoding putative P450 monooxygenase (P450 with unknown function. This model is clustered with a geranyl geranyltransferase type II, beta subunit and genes potentially involved in the degradation of aromatic compounds) has product MVKGGSAPAEYRKLHQKYGPFVRVGPNHVAVSDPSAIPIIYGLGSKFLKTDFYKTMVPSYDGKPMDSMFTARDPAIHKSLKTPVASLFAMTNMKNYEVYVDECTEIFANAMRDLEGQTVDLAIWLQWYAFDVVAGITFNRRFGFLEERRDVNQMIGQLDEGMDTVKVLGSYPVLDRPAKLLLRHVLPLLGRYDPLIKFVKMSEEEIARYDNSVKDASRTDFLSQLRQREEKLVAANGGGDAKAEILNHLSNNLLAGSDTTAISLRACFYYLIKTPRVTAKVREELEQQEQQGNISNPIKLEESLQLPYMQAVIKEATRLHPGVGFPLERFVPPEGATICGVELAGLTNVSMMAPVTQVDPTVYGEDAQSFRPERWLESNPEQLKLMERSMLVFGHGARTCIGKNISVMEMGKFIPQIVQKFDIEWASKNAEWKTNAAWFWKQTDMQVKFKVRK; this is encoded by the exons ATGGTCAAAGGAGGCAGCGCTCCAGCAGAGTACCGCAAATTGCACCAGAAGTACGGACCGTTTGTGAGAGTCGGGCCAAACCATGTGGCTGTTTCTGACCCGTCCGCCATCCCGATTATCTACGGACTCGGAAGCAAGTTCTTGAAG ACCGACTTCTACAAGACCATGGTACCGTCCTACGATGGCAAACCAATGGACAGCATGTTCACAGCCAGAGACCCGGCAATTCACAAGTCTCTCAAAACTCCTGTGGCATCTCTGTTCGCAATGACAAACATGAAGAACTACGAGGTGTACGTGGACGAGTGCACCGAGATATTCGCAAACGCCATGCGTGATCTGGAAGGTCAAACAGTAGACCTGGCGATCTGGCTCCAGTGGTACGCCTTTGACGTTGTCGCTGGGATTACATTCAACCGGCGATTTGGCTTTCTGGAGGAAAGGAGAGATGTGAACCAGATGATCGGTCAGCTTGATGAAGGCATGGACACTGTCAAGGTGTTGGGCTCTTATCCCGTGCTCGACCGACCGGCCAAGTTACTCCTTCGCCATGTGTTGCCGTTGCTTGGCCGCTACGATCCTTTGATCAAATTCGTGAAG ATGTCCGAAGAAGAAATCGCCCGCTACGATAACTCGGTGAAAGACGCAAGTCGGACGGATTTCTTGTCGCAACTTCGCCAAAGGGAGGAAAAGCTAGTCGCGGCgaacggaggaggagatgcgaAAGCAGAGATTCTCAATCACTTGAGTAACAACTT GCTGGCTGGTAGCGACACTACAGCGATATCACTACGAGCATGCTTCTATTACCTCATAAAGACGCCCCGCGTCACTGCCAAAGTGAGGGAAGAGTTAGAACAACAAGAGCAGCAAGGCAACATTTCGAACCCGATCAAATTGGAGGAGTCTTTGCAATTGCCCTACAT GCAAGCAGTGATAAAGGAGGCAACCCGATTGCATCCTGGCGTCGGCTTCCCGTTGGAGCGCTTCGTCCCGCCTGAAGGTGCAACAATCTGCGGCGTTGAATTGGCTGGACTTACGAACGTGTCAATGATGGCACCCGTAACGCAGGTCGATCCCACTGTCTACGGCGAGGACGCTCAATCGTTCAGGCCGGAACGCTGGCTCGAGTCCAATCCAGAGCAGCTGAAGCTCATGGAAAGATCCATGTTGGTA TTTGGGCATGGTGCGAGGACCTGTATTGGTAAGAATATATCGGTGATGGAGATGGGAAAGTTCATTCCTCAGATTGTACAAAAGTTCGATATCGAATGGGCATCGAAGAATGCGGAGTGGAAAACGAACGCAGCCTGGTTCTGGAAACAGACCGATATGCAGGTCAAGTTCAAAGTCCGGAAATGA